The following proteins are co-located in the Haloarcula marismortui ATCC 43049 genome:
- a CDS encoding dolichyl-phosphate hexose transferase: MAIQGSRTEGLGGYTFDDLAVVMGTYNEEEAIGTVLDDIATVTDGRAEVICVDGSSDRTPEIARDHGATVIEQEPQGYGVAVREAVLTPDRPVVVTTDCDDTYPMERLPDFLAEINDGADVVSGDRLYYGAEQMPAMNKLGNELFALLASVLMGKRVHDTTTGMRAYRREVLQKIVWTENTGLSAELLMRPLMRGYDVRERPIEYDERKGETKLDPFSGGAAIAKSIVRVALEERFR, from the coding sequence ATGGCTATTCAGGGTTCGCGGACCGAAGGACTGGGCGGCTACACGTTCGACGACCTCGCGGTCGTCATGGGGACGTACAACGAAGAAGAAGCGATCGGCACCGTTCTTGATGATATCGCGACAGTGACCGACGGGCGCGCGGAAGTCATCTGCGTTGACGGGTCCAGCGACCGGACACCGGAGATCGCCCGCGACCACGGTGCGACAGTCATCGAACAGGAACCACAGGGGTACGGCGTGGCGGTCCGTGAAGCCGTGTTGACACCGGATCGGCCGGTCGTCGTCACGACGGACTGTGACGACACGTATCCGATGGAACGCCTGCCCGACTTCCTCGCGGAAATAAACGACGGGGCCGACGTCGTTAGCGGCGACCGGCTGTACTACGGGGCCGAACAGATGCCTGCGATGAACAAGCTGGGGAACGAGCTGTTTGCCCTGCTCGCAAGCGTGCTCATGGGCAAGCGCGTCCACGACACGACCACCGGAATGCGCGCCTACCGCCGTGAGGTCCTCCAGAAAATCGTCTGGACCGAAAACACCGGACTCTCGGCCGAACTCCTCATGCGGCCGCTGATGCGCGGTTACGACGTGCGTGAGCGTCCTATCGAGTACGACGAGCGGAAAGGCGAGACGAAACTCGACCCGTTCTCCGGCGGGGCCGCCATCGCAAAGTCTATCGTTCGGGTTGCGCTCGAAGAACGGTTCCGCTAA
- a CDS encoding helix-turn-helix transcriptional regulator produces the protein MGVESLIQYVRTSSVRTDIIGSLCPRAKATNELLSAVTASESAIYDALSNLEGRGLVTSMDDGWQLTGTGRLVADTIHRQHRLEELFAVAPQYWESHDTSVLPQPFRCRLPELDEYTVVRGTQTDINRPVREVVTRVESVSSCDVVSPVYHPEYEAAMPDNADSRLVVSCAVIDEILGKESVSLDTNRYEETTVRVTPVPYALAVADDWMILTLPELDGAWPSAKIVSEADSAILWARDLFAHLWEDATPIETYLADR, from the coding sequence ATGGGCGTAGAATCGCTTATTCAGTACGTCCGAACGTCGTCCGTCCGGACGGACATCATCGGTTCGCTGTGTCCCAGAGCCAAGGCCACCAACGAACTGCTGTCAGCAGTCACTGCCAGCGAGTCAGCGATCTACGATGCGCTTTCGAACCTCGAAGGCCGCGGTCTGGTCACCTCGATGGATGACGGGTGGCAACTGACCGGCACTGGCCGTCTGGTCGCCGATACGATCCACCGCCAGCACCGTCTTGAGGAACTTTTCGCCGTGGCTCCCCAGTACTGGGAGTCCCACGATACGTCAGTGCTGCCACAGCCGTTCCGGTGTCGCCTGCCTGAACTTGACGAATACACGGTCGTCCGCGGCACACAGACTGATATCAACCGTCCTGTCCGCGAAGTCGTCACCCGCGTTGAGAGTGTCTCTAGTTGCGATGTTGTCTCGCCGGTCTACCACCCTGAGTACGAGGCTGCGATGCCAGACAACGCCGATTCGAGGCTTGTGGTGAGCTGTGCTGTCATCGACGAAATCCTCGGCAAGGAGTCCGTCTCACTCGATACGAATCGGTACGAGGAAACGACCGTTCGTGTCACGCCGGTCCCGTACGCACTCGCCGTCGCCGACGACTGGATGATTCTGACGCTTCCAGAACTCGACGGAGCCTGGCCGTCAGCGAAGATAGTCTCGGAAGCGGATAGCGCGATTTTATGGGCAAGAGACCTCTTTGCGCATCTCTGGGAGGATGCAACCCCGATAGAGACGTATCTCGCCGACCGCTGA
- the trmB gene encoding HTH-type sugar sensing transcriptional regulator TrmB: MSSDDLEASLEQVIARFNLGEYEISAYLAVLQHGELTASEISENTDIPQPRVYDTVRSLSDVGLVELKESRPMKVLAIDPREAFEGIQDSLDDLVDDLSSRYTAPAREPEAVSLVKSRPTILRYLEDIIETAEYELTLSLTPALLERFEDRLASRRQSGIAIEILISPGVDAPDPARFDYESIATTVKARRGITTPVVAVADGNYSMYATRESVRGDTDRYGVIFNRSELGFLVSGFLNTVLWTTAETIASDGEALPFPRRYGTIRRCISDLMTLDGEFYATIEGRDVETGDHRVIEGKVDQASFSSNREVATLVVETADGPVEVGGQVAAFEDIEAYEIRIGTDEPPEN; encoded by the coding sequence ATGTCTAGTGACGACTTGGAAGCATCGCTCGAACAGGTAATTGCGCGGTTCAATCTCGGCGAGTACGAGATTTCAGCCTACCTGGCCGTGTTGCAACACGGCGAGCTGACAGCGTCGGAGATATCGGAGAACACGGACATTCCACAGCCGCGGGTGTACGATACGGTTCGAAGCCTCAGCGATGTTGGGCTGGTCGAACTCAAGGAGTCCCGACCGATGAAGGTCCTGGCTATCGACCCGCGGGAAGCGTTCGAGGGCATACAGGACTCGCTTGATGACCTCGTTGACGACCTGTCCTCACGCTACACGGCACCCGCCCGAGAGCCCGAAGCTGTTTCGCTCGTCAAATCACGGCCGACGATACTCCGGTACCTCGAAGACATAATCGAAACGGCCGAGTACGAACTGACGCTGTCGCTGACCCCGGCCCTGTTAGAGCGGTTCGAAGACAGACTGGCAAGCCGGAGGCAGTCCGGCATCGCTATCGAGATCCTCATTTCACCGGGCGTCGACGCTCCCGACCCGGCGCGGTTCGATTACGAATCCATCGCGACCACGGTGAAGGCTCGTCGCGGTATCACGACACCGGTCGTCGCTGTCGCCGATGGAAACTACTCGATGTATGCCACCCGCGAGAGCGTCCGCGGTGACACGGACCGGTACGGCGTCATCTTCAATCGGTCGGAACTCGGATTTCTGGTGTCCGGGTTTCTTAACACGGTGCTGTGGACGACTGCCGAAACGATTGCCAGTGACGGCGAAGCGCTGCCGTTCCCGCGCCGCTACGGGACGATACGGCGCTGTATCTCTGATTTGATGACACTAGATGGGGAGTTCTACGCGACTATCGAGGGCCGGGACGTAGAGACGGGCGACCACCGGGTCATCGAGGGCAAAGTGGATCAGGCGTCGTTCAGTTCGAACCGCGAGGTCGCGACGCTGGTCGTTGAAACGGCCGATGGGCCGGTCGAGGTCGGTGGACAGGTCGCTGCGTTCGAGGATATCGAGGCGTACGAGATCCGAATCGGGACGGACGAACCGCCAGAGAACTGA
- a CDS encoding ABC transporter substrate-binding protein, with protein MTDDNSNKRLTRRNALRIAGAAGAASLAGCGGSDGGDGSSGDGSSGDGGDSTSGDGSSGDSSTDSGTQYSTLEVAHWWGEGDGLEAIQSVMDAFKEQHPDVPFDENLIAGGAGDNLQANIRTRVQNGNHPSTWQAWPGNNLMPFTDANLLKDIGDSVWSENSMEDAYLQGVKDAAQPAGNYVTVPLNIHRINNLFYNVEVVEDAGVDPTSLETPSDLVDAMATVDEAGYTGMAHQTGSPWSSFQMFATVLLGETDAETYSAIFQNGEVDANSDALESAVETTQSYLDYIPSDAGSISWTEANNQVINGEAAFLHQGDWAAGTYITNDLTYGEEWDHVTFPGTDGNYALNMDSFPYPVNNPSPEATTLWCQFVGTSEAQEIFNPKKGSIPPRTDVDTDPFNDFSKDQIEDFQNSDAQPPSVAHGLAAPPAVKSSLESAISSLNSGAAPADVVSQISNAY; from the coding sequence ATGACTGACGACAATTCAAATAAACGGTTGACGCGGCGTAACGCTCTTCGGATTGCTGGTGCAGCAGGTGCGGCCTCGCTGGCTGGCTGCGGTGGGAGTGACGGCGGCGACGGCAGCAGTGGCGACGGCAGCAGTGGTGACGGCGGTGACAGTACCAGTGGCGACGGCAGCAGCGGTGACAGCAGTACTGACAGCGGGACACAGTACAGCACACTTGAGGTCGCCCACTGGTGGGGTGAAGGCGACGGACTGGAAGCGATTCAGTCCGTCATGGACGCCTTCAAGGAGCAACACCCGGACGTTCCGTTCGACGAGAACCTCATCGCCGGCGGTGCCGGTGACAACCTGCAGGCGAACATCCGAACACGAGTGCAAAACGGCAACCACCCGAGTACGTGGCAGGCTTGGCCCGGAAACAATCTGATGCCTTTCACCGATGCGAACCTGCTGAAGGACATCGGCGACTCCGTGTGGTCGGAGAACAGCATGGAGGACGCGTACCTTCAGGGTGTCAAAGACGCGGCTCAGCCCGCCGGAAACTACGTGACGGTTCCGCTCAACATCCACCGGATCAACAACCTCTTCTACAACGTTGAGGTCGTCGAGGACGCCGGGGTCGACCCGACATCCCTCGAAACGCCGTCTGACCTCGTCGACGCAATGGCGACGGTCGACGAGGCTGGCTACACCGGAATGGCACACCAGACCGGGTCACCGTGGTCCAGCTTCCAGATGTTCGCGACGGTCCTCCTCGGCGAAACGGACGCCGAGACCTACAGCGCCATCTTCCAGAACGGCGAAGTCGACGCCAACAGCGACGCGCTGGAGTCGGCAGTCGAGACCACGCAGTCCTATCTCGACTACATCCCGAGCGACGCCGGGTCGATTTCCTGGACCGAGGCCAACAACCAGGTCATCAACGGCGAAGCGGCGTTCCTCCACCAGGGTGACTGGGCGGCCGGAACGTACATCACGAACGACCTCACGTACGGCGAGGAGTGGGACCATGTGACATTCCCGGGTACCGACGGCAACTACGCACTCAACATGGACTCGTTCCCGTATCCGGTCAACAACCCGTCCCCGGAAGCGACCACGCTGTGGTGCCAGTTCGTCGGGACGTCAGAGGCACAGGAGATCTTCAACCCGAAGAAGGGGTCGATTCCGCCGCGGACTGACGTGGACACCGACCCGTTCAACGACTTCTCCAAAGACCAGATAGAGGACTTCCAGAACAGCGATGCCCAGCCGCCGTCTGTGGCACACGGCCTGGCCGCACCGCCGGCAGTCAAGTCCTCGCTTGAATCCGCTATCTCGTCGCTGAACTCCGGTGCTGCGCCCGCGGACGTCGTCTCACAGATCTCCAACGCCTACTAA
- a CDS encoding glucose 1-dehydrogenase, whose translation MKVIGVTRDDDGPQLLERERPSPDPGEALVRTLRVGVDGTDHEVLNGSHGGFPDGADHMILGHEAVGVVEEPNGTGLEAGQVVAPTVRRKPNGETNEYFRRGEPDMAPDGEYTERGIVGDHGFMAEYFTSPADFLVPVPKSVAEYGFLVEPLSITEKANEHAYATREPFDWRPDSACVLGNGSLGLLTLWMLDQEYDRTYCVGRRDRPDPTVDIIDEIGSTYVDSRETPVDELPGAYEAMDYIYEATGFAPHAFQTVKALDQNGVGVLLGIPEPWEFEVDGGSLHNEIVLHNKCLIGTVNSHVSHFEDAVETLQELPAWLLDDLVTTVTDPEHVEAAFEDGDDQIKAVVEFDSL comes from the coding sequence ATGAAAGTGATTGGTGTTACGCGGGACGACGACGGTCCACAGCTCTTAGAGCGGGAGCGACCGTCGCCTGACCCGGGCGAGGCACTCGTCCGCACACTCCGCGTTGGTGTTGACGGCACAGACCACGAAGTCCTGAACGGGTCCCACGGCGGGTTCCCCGACGGGGCAGACCACATGATTCTCGGACACGAGGCGGTCGGCGTCGTCGAAGAGCCCAATGGCACGGGGCTCGAGGCGGGGCAGGTCGTCGCACCGACCGTCCGACGGAAACCGAACGGTGAAACGAACGAGTACTTCCGCCGGGGTGAGCCAGATATGGCACCTGACGGCGAGTACACGGAACGGGGCATTGTCGGCGACCACGGCTTCATGGCCGAGTACTTCACGTCACCGGCGGATTTCCTCGTCCCGGTCCCCAAATCAGTCGCAGAGTACGGCTTCCTCGTTGAGCCGCTCTCTATCACCGAGAAGGCCAACGAGCACGCGTATGCGACGCGGGAACCGTTCGACTGGCGACCGGACTCCGCCTGCGTGCTGGGCAACGGGTCGCTCGGACTGTTGACGCTGTGGATGCTCGACCAGGAGTACGACCGGACGTACTGTGTCGGTCGGCGGGACCGCCCTGACCCGACGGTCGACATCATCGACGAGATCGGCAGCACGTACGTCGATTCCCGCGAGACGCCGGTGGACGAACTTCCGGGTGCCTACGAGGCGATGGACTACATCTACGAGGCGACCGGGTTCGCCCCCCACGCGTTCCAGACGGTCAAGGCGCTTGACCAGAACGGGGTCGGCGTGTTGCTCGGCATCCCGGAGCCGTGGGAGTTCGAAGTCGATGGCGGCTCGCTACACAACGAGATCGTCTTGCACAACAAATGTCTCATCGGCACGGTCAACTCACACGTCTCGCACTTCGAGGACGCCGTCGAGACCTTACAGGAACTTCCGGCGTGGCTGCTCGATGATTTAGTCACGACGGTTACCGACCCGGAACACGTCGAGGCTGCCTTCGAGGATGGGGACGATCAAATAAAAGCAGTCGTCGAGTTCGATTCGCTGTAA
- a CDS encoding Gfo/Idh/MocA family protein, producing MTETVRIGIIGLGNIADIHCTNLRQLDQPVSIAAGVDVDADARRRFTETYDAAVYEEAAAMFETVDAVLVTTPNRYHEQYVVAALEAGLDVFVEKPLAHTLESAERIAAAAEVADGFCMVGFHNRFADPVETLVGYRNAGDIGAVSHIEANYIRRRGVPGRGSWFTRNDVAGGGSLIDIGAHAIDLALHVAGHPDVVEVSGDTRAQFGIDEEYAYVEMWGEDQDAAEFSVDDSASAFIRCGDGTTISLEVAWATNRPDSQEYYVRGTDAGAKLDLADQSLTLFETADTGRMHHRTTDIETQRSDPQRKEQGRFVSAVRDGTPPSMNTVEQALRVQRVMDGIYRSGETDAAVSIGRTET from the coding sequence ATGACTGAGACCGTTCGGATAGGCATCATCGGATTAGGGAACATCGCGGACATTCACTGTACTAACCTCCGACAACTCGACCAGCCGGTCTCGATAGCGGCGGGCGTCGACGTCGATGCCGATGCGCGCCGCCGGTTCACCGAAACGTACGACGCGGCAGTGTACGAGGAAGCCGCGGCGATGTTTGAGACGGTGGATGCCGTGCTGGTGACGACGCCGAACAGATACCACGAGCAGTACGTCGTGGCGGCGCTTGAGGCGGGGCTTGACGTGTTTGTCGAGAAGCCGCTGGCACACACGCTCGAAAGCGCCGAACGGATCGCTGCGGCCGCTGAAGTGGCCGACGGGTTCTGCATGGTTGGCTTCCACAACCGCTTTGCCGACCCGGTCGAGACGCTTGTGGGCTACCGAAACGCGGGCGACATCGGTGCGGTGTCACATATCGAAGCGAACTACATCAGGCGTCGTGGCGTTCCCGGCCGCGGGTCGTGGTTCACGCGCAACGACGTGGCGGGTGGCGGGTCGCTCATCGATATTGGTGCCCATGCTATCGACCTGGCGCTGCACGTCGCCGGCCATCCGGACGTCGTCGAGGTGTCGGGTGACACCCGCGCTCAGTTCGGCATCGACGAGGAGTACGCCTACGTCGAGATGTGGGGCGAGGATCAGGACGCAGCCGAGTTCAGCGTCGACGATTCCGCCAGCGCATTCATCCGCTGTGGCGACGGCACAACGATATCTCTGGAGGTTGCGTGGGCGACGAACCGACCGGACAGTCAGGAGTACTACGTTCGCGGGACGGACGCAGGCGCGAAGCTCGACCTCGCAGACCAGTCGCTGACACTGTTCGAAACGGCCGATACTGGCCGGATGCACCACCGAACGACCGACATCGAGACACAGCGGTCTGACCCACAGCGAAAGGAGCAGGGACGGTTCGTCTCGGCAGTCCGCGACGGGACGCCACCATCGATGAACACCGTCGAGCAGGCGCTACGGGTCCAGCGCGTGATGGACGGAATCTACCGCTCCGGCGAAACTGATGCGGCCGTCAGCATCGGTAGGACAGAGACCTGA
- a CDS encoding ABC transporter ATP-binding protein — protein MARVQLEHVTKRYDDQGDVVTAVDDMNLDIDHGEFICFVGPSGCGKSTTMETIAGLTIPTEGEIYIGDREVTNLPPKDRGIAMVFQNIALFPHMDVYDNISFGLRLRDYPQDEIDRRVERAADIVQLEGMLNRMPEEMSGGQRQRVAIARAIVREPDVFLMDEPLANLDAKLKVHMRTELQRLHKELDTTIIYVTHDQEEAMTLSDRIAVLDSGQLQQIDPPLTCYNEPDNLFVAGFIGSPSMNFVEGTVTETTLETPNFSLEFNPSSIEGVGVGDNVTLGIRPEDIYPGDLQSEVPDPSGMITATTDILEPMGDEIFAYLLLGDGETSMSQELATNDQLLMSIDPDSDLEEDEELGVVIDRRNVHLFDSATGEAIVHDLIPYEAEGTASSSEVESDD, from the coding sequence ATGGCACGAGTACAACTCGAACACGTGACGAAACGCTACGACGACCAGGGTGACGTGGTCACCGCGGTCGACGACATGAACCTCGACATCGACCACGGCGAGTTCATCTGCTTCGTCGGCCCCTCGGGTTGCGGGAAGTCGACGACGATGGAGACCATCGCCGGGCTCACCATCCCGACCGAGGGTGAAATATACATCGGCGACCGCGAGGTGACGAACCTCCCGCCGAAGGACCGCGGCATCGCGATGGTGTTCCAGAACATCGCGCTGTTCCCGCACATGGACGTGTACGACAACATATCCTTCGGGCTGCGGCTGCGGGACTATCCACAGGACGAGATTGACCGACGGGTCGAGCGAGCCGCGGACATCGTCCAGCTAGAGGGGATGCTCAACCGGATGCCCGAGGAGATGTCCGGTGGACAGCGTCAGCGCGTTGCCATCGCCCGCGCTATCGTGCGCGAGCCCGACGTGTTCCTGATGGACGAGCCGCTGGCGAATCTTGACGCGAAGCTCAAGGTCCACATGCGAACAGAGCTCCAGCGCCTGCACAAGGAGCTGGACACGACTATCATCTACGTGACCCACGACCAGGAGGAGGCGATGACGCTGTCAGACCGGATCGCTGTCCTCGATTCGGGCCAACTCCAGCAGATCGACCCGCCGCTGACCTGCTACAACGAGCCGGATAACCTCTTCGTCGCCGGGTTCATCGGCTCGCCGTCGATGAACTTCGTCGAAGGGACAGTCACTGAGACCACACTGGAGACGCCGAACTTCTCGCTCGAGTTCAATCCGTCGTCTATCGAAGGTGTTGGAGTCGGTGACAATGTGACGCTTGGCATCCGCCCGGAGGACATCTATCCGGGCGACCTCCAGTCGGAGGTTCCCGATCCCTCGGGAATGATTACGGCGACGACAGACATTCTCGAACCCATGGGCGACGAAATATTCGCCTACCTGCTGCTGGGCGACGGCGAAACGTCGATGTCTCAGGAACTGGCGACGAACGACCAGTTGCTGATGAGTATCGACCCCGACTCGGATCTTGAAGAGGACGAAGAGCTGGGGGTCGTCATCGACCGACGGAACGTTCACCTGTTTGACTCGGCTACCGGAGAGGCAATCGTCCACGACCTCATTCCGTACGAGGCCGAAGGTACTGCATCCAGTAGCGAAGTAGAATCAGACGACTGA
- a CDS encoding carbohydrate ABC transporter permease: MATSTDTQEQSSDGPLQRWTQSAIQDPEKVYRALFYVAMIFFLVTTLFPFYWLIVLAVTPEGNLLSGSFLPTVNLFGVSGTFPLPVPKGFNPGAFVTVFEQVPFHLYMLNSFALAVTTTVIVLFVASLAGYVFGRLRFPGRALLMLGILAISYFPPAAFVIPLFQAFAGNAPITVPFTSIPLFTPPRLLNTPGSMVLPFSALFMPLSIFILTTFYGQIPDGLEDAARVEGTTRLGALFRVIMPLSAPGVATAAVLTFIAVYNEYFFSSIMATSPEAAKWSPIVGGILSYQTQYTTQFNLMAAASIVGVLPVVILVIVAQERIVSGLTSGALKE, translated from the coding sequence ATGGCTACGTCAACCGACACTCAGGAGCAGTCGAGCGACGGACCGCTACAGCGCTGGACCCAGAGCGCCATTCAGGACCCCGAAAAAGTGTACCGGGCGCTGTTCTACGTGGCCATGATTTTCTTCCTGGTGACGACGCTGTTCCCCTTCTACTGGCTCATCGTGCTGGCGGTGACTCCCGAAGGAAACCTGCTCTCGGGCAGTTTCCTCCCGACGGTGAACCTCTTTGGCGTCAGCGGGACGTTCCCGCTGCCAGTTCCGAAGGGCTTCAACCCGGGTGCGTTCGTCACCGTCTTCGAACAGGTGCCGTTCCACCTGTACATGTTGAACAGCTTCGCGCTGGCGGTCACGACGACGGTCATCGTGCTGTTCGTCGCCAGCCTCGCCGGCTACGTGTTCGGCCGCCTTCGGTTCCCCGGCCGCGCACTGCTGATGCTCGGTATCTTGGCGATCAGCTACTTCCCGCCGGCCGCGTTCGTCATCCCGCTGTTTCAGGCGTTTGCCGGTAACGCGCCGATTACGGTTCCGTTCACGTCCATTCCGCTGTTTACCCCACCACGGCTGCTGAACACACCAGGGTCGATGGTGCTGCCGTTCAGCGCGCTGTTCATGCCGCTGTCGATCTTCATCCTGACGACGTTCTACGGCCAGATTCCCGACGGGCTGGAGGACGCCGCGCGGGTCGAAGGAACGACACGACTGGGCGCGCTGTTCCGGGTCATCATGCCGCTGTCCGCGCCGGGCGTGGCGACCGCGGCCGTGCTGACATTCATCGCCGTCTACAACGAGTACTTCTTCAGCTCGATCATGGCAACCTCGCCGGAGGCGGCGAAATGGTCGCCGATCGTCGGCGGGATTCTCAGCTATCAGACCCAGTACACGACGCAGTTCAACCTCATGGCGGCCGCGAGCATCGTCGGGGTCCTCCCCGTCGTCATCCTCGTAATCGTCGCACAGGAACGCATCGTCAGCGGACTGACCTCAGGCGCACTCAAAGAGTAA
- a CDS encoding carbohydrate ABC transporter permease: protein MSTETGRESRRSGALVSVMRWMENLSDTQYAYLLLVPVFVLLGIVALYPLLRTFELSLFALSADFSSTTFVGAGNYVELFTGEKNRYLPGGTTFLPEGVGTSALLNSALVVTIIFAVVSVLFETLIGLGQALILDQDFYGRRWIRAAIIIPWAVPIVIQGMIFFLMFNSNVGFLTPPLADLGLLAPTNTLNDTASATFIIIVADIWKTSAFMALLILAGLQSIDRGLYDVAKVAGATKWQQFKLITFPLILPTIGVAVLFRSVQAMRVYGIIDTVSSCTVVPSLSCMVVATFTTREGTSAAIAFVTAAIIGIVVMGLIVWQGEDAI from the coding sequence ATGAGTACAGAAACCGGCCGTGAATCCAGACGCTCGGGGGCACTCGTCAGCGTGATGCGGTGGATGGAGAACCTCAGCGACACGCAGTACGCGTATCTGCTGTTGGTGCCCGTGTTCGTCCTTCTGGGCATCGTCGCGCTGTACCCGCTGTTGCGCACCTTCGAGCTGTCGCTGTTCGCGCTCTCGGCGGACTTTTCAAGCACTACCTTCGTCGGCGCTGGGAACTACGTCGAACTGTTCACTGGCGAAAAGAACCGGTACCTGCCGGGCGGAACGACATTCCTTCCCGAAGGAGTTGGCACGAGTGCATTGCTGAACAGCGCGCTGGTCGTCACGATAATCTTCGCCGTCGTGAGTGTACTGTTCGAGACACTCATCGGCCTCGGACAGGCACTCATCCTCGACCAGGACTTCTACGGGCGGCGGTGGATTCGCGCGGCCATCATCATCCCGTGGGCTGTCCCTATCGTTATTCAGGGGATGATATTCTTCCTGATGTTCAATTCGAACGTCGGGTTCCTGACGCCACCGCTTGCTGACCTTGGATTGCTCGCACCGACGAACACGCTCAACGACACGGCAAGTGCGACGTTTATCATCATCGTCGCCGATATCTGGAAGACGTCGGCGTTCATGGCCCTGCTCATTTTGGCGGGGCTCCAGAGCATCGACAGAGGCCTGTACGACGTGGCGAAGGTCGCCGGCGCGACGAAATGGCAGCAGTTCAAGCTCATTACGTTCCCGCTTATTCTGCCGACCATCGGCGTCGCCGTGCTGTTCCGGTCGGTGCAGGCGATGCGTGTGTACGGCATCATCGATACGGTGTCGAGCTGTACCGTCGTGCCGTCGCTGTCATGCATGGTCGTCGCGACGTTCACCACCCGCGAGGGGACGTCCGCGGCCATCGCGTTCGTGACGGCCGCGATTATCGGTATCGTCGTGATGGGACTCATCGTCTGGCAAGGGGAGGACGCGATCTAA